A genome region from Astyanax mexicanus isolate ESR-SI-001 chromosome 19, AstMex3_surface, whole genome shotgun sequence includes the following:
- the prkar1aa gene encoding protein kinase, cAMP-dependent, regulatory, type I, alpha (tissue specific extinguisher 1) a, with translation MASSSTSSEEERSLRECEQYVQKHSIQQLLKDCIVQLCTSRPERPMAFLRDYFERLEKEEAKQMVGQQKSSSRSDSREDEISPPMNPVVKGRRRRGAISAEVYTEEDAASYVRKVIPKDYKTMAALAKAIEKNVLFAHLDDNERSDIFDAMFPVNYIAGETVIQQGDEGDNFYVIDQGEMDVYVNNAWVTSIGEGGSFGELALIYGTPRAATVRAKTNVKLWGIDRDSYRRILMGSTLRKRKMYEEFLSKVSILESLDKWERLTVADALETVQFEDGQKIVVQGQPGDEFFIILEGSAAVLQRRSENEEFVEVGRLGPSDYFGEIALLMNRPRAATVVARSPLKCVKLDRPRFERVLGPCSDILKRNIQQYNSFVSLSV, from the exons ATGGCGTCCAGCAGCACGAGCAGTGAGGAGGAGAGGAGTTTGCGGGAATGTGAGCAGTACGTGCAGAAACACAGCATCCAGCAGCTGCTGAAGGACTGCATTGTGCAGCTGTGCACGTCCAGGCCAGAAAGACCCATGGCCTTCCTCAGAGATTACTTCGAGAGGCTTGAGAAG GAGGAAGCAAAGCAGATGGTTGGCCAGCAGAAATCCAGCTCTCGTTCGGATTCACGTGAAGATGAGATTTCACCTCCCATGAACCCTGTGGTTAAGGGCCGTCGCCGCCGTGGAGCCATCAGTGCTGAGGTTTACACAGAGGAGGATGCTGCTTCTTACGTCAGAAAG GTTATTCCAAAAGATTATAAAACGATGGCTGCGCTGGCTAAAGCGATTGAGAAGAATGTGCTGTTTGCCCACCTTGATGATAATGAAAGAAG TGATATATTTGATGCCATGTTCCCTGTGAACTACATTGCTGGAGAGACCGTTATTCAGCAAG GGGATGAGGGTGATAACTTCTACGTTATTGATCAGGGAGAGATGGAT GTGTATGTGAATAATGCATGGGTGACCAGTATTGGGGAAGGTGGCAGCTTTGGAGAACTGGCTTTAATCTACGGCACCCCAAGGGCAGCGACTGTCCGAGCTAAAACCAATGTGAAGCTGTGGGGCATCGACAGAGACAGCTACAGGAGAATACTGATG GGAAGCACTCTGagaaagaggaagatgtatgaggAATTCCTCAGCAAGGTGTCAATCTTAG AATCACTGGATAAATGGGAGCGACTCACTGTGGCCGATGCACTCGAAACGGTGCAGTTTGAGGACGGTCAGAAGATTGTGGTTCAAGGCCAGCCTGGAGATGAATTTTTCATCATCCTTGAG GGTTCTGCTGCAGTTCTGCAGAGGCGCTCTGAAAATGAGGAGTTTGTGGAGGTGGGCAGACTCGGACCCTCAGACTACTTTG GTGAAATTGCTTTGCTGATGAATCGCCCTCGTGCTGCCACCGTGGTCGCCCGCAGCCCACTGAAGTGCGTAAAGCTGGACCGCCCTCGATTCGAGCGTGTGCTGGGGCCATGCTCAGACATACTGAAGAGGAATATCCAGCAGTACAACAGCtttgtctcactgtctgtctga